The sequence GCAAGGAGATGAAGATATGACCTATATACGACTTGGGTATGTGGCGATGAGTATGGAGCTGCAAAATGCTTCCCCTTCCCAGACAATGACCTATGCCCAGTTCAGTAAATTAAAAGATCGTGAGGCCGCTATTCGGAGACTTGAGCGGATTGCCCAGTCAAATCTTCATAATTGCTTGCGTCTTCTCAGGCATAATGAAGCAGGTGGCATTGAGTTCTTTCGTTTTTCCTCCAAGCTTATTCCATTGGCTGACCACCCTGAGCTTTCGGATTGGTCCTATATGCGCGGCGTCAAACGGGAAACAGCGGCAATTAAGGCGTATTTAAGGGAGCATCCCCACATCAGGGCGGACTTCCACCCTGATCATTTTGTTGTGCTCAATAGTCCTGATATGGAGGTGCTGAAGTCCTCTATTAAGGCATTGACCTTTCACTATAAGATGTTAAAGGCGATGGGGATACCACCGAAGCATCGATGTGTACTACACGTCGGAGGGGGCTATCATGATAAGGAACAGGCACTGGAGCAATTCATTTTGAATTGGGCGTATGTGCCTGTACCCATTCAGGAAATGATTATATTGGAAAATGATGATACCCTTTTTGGGGCGGATGATGTTTTATATTTATGTGAAAAGCTAGGAATTCCATTTGTATTTGATTTGCATCACCATAAGATGAATCCCCAAGGAGATTTTGAAGAAAAGTGGGAGAGAATCGCTAAAACCTGGGAGTGTTCCATGCTCCCGGTAAAGATTCATTTATCCTCCCCAAGGGACTCAAAGAACCCTAAAGCTCATGCTGATTATGTTGAGGTCACTGAAATCCTGGAAATAGCGAAGGGCAATCGTGGGTATGTCCAGCAAATCGATGTCATGCTAGAGGCAAAGCTAAAGGATAGTGCCGTATTTCGGATGGCGGAAGAACTGAAGCATACCCCTGGGTTCAAGCAGGTTAAGGGGGCATGCTTCCAGTTCAAGCCGTTATAATCACTTGTTCTTCAGGAAAAGGGGAGCCAGCAAGAAGCCGCTTACGAGACCGCCAATATGGCCAATCAGGTTAACGGAACCCTGCATAAAGGATAAAACCACTGATATGATAATTAAAGCAAGAATGGTTTGTGAATTTTGGCGGCTCATAAGATGTTTCTTATATAATAGGATATAAGCATAACAGCCGAAGATCCCGAATATGGCTCCGCTTGCCCCAACATGAACATACATAGGAGGCATTATCACCAAGGTCAGAACATTGGCCAGGATGCCGGAAAGCAGAAATAGCAGGGCAAAGCGTTTGGTGCCGGCAAAGGATTCAATGCCTGGCCCAATAATAATCAAGCTAAAGACGTTAAAAAGGATATGAGTGAGACCGGCATGCATGAATATCGGTGTGACCAATCTCCAGTACTCTCCCTCGCTAATGAGGAAATTAACCCCGCTTAAAGCAGTGAAAATATCTCGTGCAGGCAGGAGGGGCAAGACAGTCGCCACATAAAGAATGACGCAAATAGCAGAGATTAAGCTGACAGCGGGATAGAAACGGATAAATTGTGAGAAGCTTTCCGATCTAGTGAACATGGGCATCAATCCTAACGAATAAAATTTTAACTTAAAGGTGGGCGTTTCATGATAAAAGGGATAGGGCTTGATATTGTAGAGTTAGACAGGGTGCGTAATTTGCTTGCCCGCAAGCCGAAGTTTGCGAGCCGGATCTTGACTCCTGAAGAAATGGAAGTCTTCGCAAGCTTAGGTGAGCGGAGGAAAACAGAGTGGTTTGCCGGCAGATTCTCTGCGAAGGAGGCCTTCTCAAAAGCTGTTGGTACAGGGATAGGCAAGGGACTCTCATTTCAGGATATCTCCATTATACAAGAAAAAAGTGGAAAGCCAATCGTTCGGCATCCATACTCTTATATGGCTCATCTCAGTATTACACATACGAGCCAGTATGCAGCTGCCCAGGTGATTCTTGAGGACAAGACAGAATAGAAATTCGAAGTAAAAAGCACATATTTAGACGAGCTCTCTCATATATTCAATTAGCGAATAGGAGAGACAAGGCCTTATTCATTTCCATGTGCCGATTGTTATTAAACAGTAATAGAGTCATAGATTTTACTGTTTTAGGTCGTGCTGATGGTCATTGGCGCCTTATCCTCTCCCTTTTACTTACTACTGTAAAAAGGGGATGAGAAGCTTTGAGGAGGTTACTAGTGCTGATGTTAACATTGGGGTTGATGTTTGCATTGGCGGGCTGCGGTCAGAAATCACAGACAGATGTGGTTGATGCGCTCACAAAGAAAATGTCCGAGATAAAAGGGTACAAGGCTGATGCGAAAATGACCCTGAAGATGGGGTCAGAGCCACAGGTCTATGATGTGGAGGTCTGGTATGAGGCTCCATCGAATTACCGGGTCAATTTGAAGAATGCACAAAAGGATCAAAGCCAAATCATTTTGCGTAATAAAGAAGGTGTTTTTGTCTTAACCCCGGCGTTGAACAAAAGCTTCCGCTTTCAAAGTGAATGGCCGAAGAATAGCTCCCAAGCGTACTTATATGAATCCCTTGTCATGGATGTAAAGGATGATAAGGATGCAAGCTTCAAGACGACAGATAACAGCTATGTATTTGAATCGAAGACGCGCTATCAGAACAATAAGATGCTGCCGCTGCAAATTATTGAGTTTGATAAGAAGACTCTTGAGCCTAAGCGTGTTGAAGTTATGGATTCTGACCGTAATACATTGGTTGAAGTAAAGTTTGAGAAAACGAGCTTTAACCCTGATTATGGCAAGGGTGCCTTTGATGTTAACAAAAACATGACGGGAGCTCAGCTTGAAGTGCCGGTCATGAAGACTGAGGAAGATGCTAGTCTAGAGGTACAATATCCAACCGCTGAAATTGATGGGGTTGTCCTGGCGGGCGAAAAAATGATTGAGACAGAGGAAGGACAAAAGGCTGTTCTTACCTATGCCGGAGCGGACAAGGAATATACACTAATTGAAAATAACTCTAAGGTTGTCACGGAAGCAGCGGTGACAACAGTGACTGGGGAACCAATTGATTTAGGCTTTACAGTTGGCTATATGACCGATAATTCGATTTCTTGGTCTTATGAAGGTACGGACTTCATGCTTGCGGGCAAGAACTTAACAATGGATGAGCTGCTGATGGTGGCTAAATCAGTGGCACCAGTGGGGGAAAAATAATAAATTTAATGAATAGGTCCGCAGGTGCGGGCCTTTTTGTTGTGCTGATGATTGACTAACAATCGAAATAGGAGAATAATGAAAACACAAACGTCAAAAGGAAGGTACAGCAATCATGATGAGCAACCAATTTTACCGCGATACATGGGCAGAAGTGAATTTAGACCATGTTCAAGAGAACTTAAAAGCAATCAAGGAATTATTGCCGAAGGATACGGCGGTCATGGCTGTCGTAAAGGCAAATGCCTATGGGCATGGAGATATTCAAGTGGCTAAGGCTGCGCTTGATGCGGGTGCGACTTCTTTGGCTGTTGCCTTATTGGATGAAGGAATTCGTCTTCGTGAACATGGTATAGAAGCGCCCATCCTTGTTCTAGGCTCAACCAGGGGCTCTGATGCGCCTGTTGCGGCAGAGTATGGAATTAGTGTTACGGTTCATAACGAGTCCTATATTGAGGAAGCACTCAAGCATCTAAAAGAGAGTGAACAACAACTCCATATACATATCAAAATCGATACAGGAATGGGCAGGCTCGGTATCCGTACAAAAGAAGAAATGAAAGATATTGAATATATTTTGCAGAAACAAAATAAAATACAGGTAGAAGGTGTTTTTACGCATTTTGCCAAAGCGGATGAAGAGGATCTTGAGCATTCAAAGAACCAGCTAATGAAATTTCTCTTGATCCTTCATAGTATGAACTCTCTCCCGCCGATGATTCATACGAGTAACAGTGCAGCTGCGATGAGGTTGCCTGACGCTTATTTCAATATGGTGCGGGTTGGCATTGCAATGTATGGGTTAAGCCCTTCACCGGAAATCAAGAATGAGCTCCCTGTAAACCTCAAGCCTGCTCTGTCTCTATATACACGGGTCAAGCAAGTGAAGCAGATTTTTGCAGGGGATACCGTCAGCTACGGAGGTACCTATGAAGCGAAGGCTCCAGAGTGGATTGTTACATTGCCAATAGGCTATGCAGATGGGTGGATTCGCAAGCTTTCAGGTCAAAATGTATTGATTAAAGGCAAGAGAACACCAATTGTAGGAAGGATATGTATGGACCAATGCATGGTGAGGGTGGATGAACCAATTCAAGAAGATACGATTGTCACATTGATTGGAACTGACGGTCAAGAAGCCATTACAGCGGATGAGCTTGCAGAAAAGCTTGAAACCATCAATTATGAAATAACATGCCAGCTGTCCTATCGCATTCCAAGGGTCTATAAAACGGGTGGAAAGATAGTTGACATCGTCAATCCGTTATTTCGTAAATGATTTTTCAACACATTTTAAAATAAAATTAGTATAAAATACCGAGAAATTGCTTCATAATAAGAAAGAAATGTATTAGACACCTTTCTTTGAGGTGGTATTGATGGTAAGATAGAAAAAAGACTAAAGTGGTTTGTAGTGATGGTGGAGGTGTTTGCCTGTGTCGGAGTCCAGTGCAACTACGGAAATTCTAATACGCTTGCCCCAAAATTTGCTAAGTGAGTTGGATGGATACGTGCGAGAAGAAAATGTAAATCGAAGCGAATTTATTTACCAAGCAACTAAGATGTACCTGCAAGAACGTAAAAAGAAGGAATTTCGTGAATCTATGCGCCGTGGATATATGGAGATGGCTAATATCAACTTGACTATGGCAGCTGAAGCCTTTCAGGCCGAATATGAAGCTGAACATGCCGTGGAGCGTTTAGTCAGCGGTGAATAAGGGATTAAATGTTAAACGTGGTGACGTCTATTTTGCTGATTTGTCTCCTGTGGTAGGATCTGAGCAAGGCGGAGTCAGGCCTGTCCTAGTCATACAAAATGACATAGGGAATCGATTCAGCCCAACCGTAATCATTGCGGCAATTACGGCTCAAATACAAAAAGCGAAACTGCCGACCCACGTAGAAATTGATGCCGAAAAGTATGGATTCGAACGAGATTCTGTTATTCTGCTCGAACAAATTCGGACAATTGATAAGCAAAGATTAACTGACAAGATTACACAGCTAGACGATGAAATGATGAAGAAGGTCGTGTATGCTCTTCAAATTAGTCTTGGCCTAGTGGACTTATAAAGTAAATATTCAGCAGTCGATGATGTACTGCAAGCAAAAGCTATCAAGAAAATGATCTTGGTAGCTTTTTTTTATTTGGCTCTGTTAAATATAAATGTTGATTTTCGTTACAGTTGGCTGCTTTCCGCGGGGCGGTGGGGGAGCCTCCTCGACGCTTTCAGCGTCTGTGGGGTCTCCCCCAGTCCGCTGATC comes from Pradoshia eiseniae and encodes:
- the uvsE gene encoding UV DNA damage repair endonuclease UvsE gives rise to the protein MTYIRLGYVAMSMELQNASPSQTMTYAQFSKLKDREAAIRRLERIAQSNLHNCLRLLRHNEAGGIEFFRFSSKLIPLADHPELSDWSYMRGVKRETAAIKAYLREHPHIRADFHPDHFVVLNSPDMEVLKSSIKALTFHYKMLKAMGIPPKHRCVLHVGGGYHDKEQALEQFILNWAYVPVPIQEMIILENDDTLFGADDVLYLCEKLGIPFVFDLHHHKMNPQGDFEEKWERIAKTWECSMLPVKIHLSSPRDSKNPKAHADYVEVTEILEIAKGNRGYVQQIDVMLEAKLKDSAVFRMAEELKHTPGFKQVKGACFQFKPL
- the acpS gene encoding holo-ACP synthase, with the protein product MIKGIGLDIVELDRVRNLLARKPKFASRILTPEEMEVFASLGERRKTEWFAGRFSAKEAFSKAVGTGIGKGLSFQDISIIQEKSGKPIVRHPYSYMAHLSITHTSQYAAAQVILEDKTE
- a CDS encoding type II toxin-antitoxin system PemK/MazF family toxin, which produces MNKGLNVKRGDVYFADLSPVVGSEQGGVRPVLVIQNDIGNRFSPTVIIAAITAQIQKAKLPTHVEIDAEKYGFERDSVILLEQIRTIDKQRLTDKITQLDDEMMKKVVYALQISLGLVDL
- the alr gene encoding alanine racemase yields the protein MMSNQFYRDTWAEVNLDHVQENLKAIKELLPKDTAVMAVVKANAYGHGDIQVAKAALDAGATSLAVALLDEGIRLREHGIEAPILVLGSTRGSDAPVAAEYGISVTVHNESYIEEALKHLKESEQQLHIHIKIDTGMGRLGIRTKEEMKDIEYILQKQNKIQVEGVFTHFAKADEEDLEHSKNQLMKFLLILHSMNSLPPMIHTSNSAAAMRLPDAYFNMVRVGIAMYGLSPSPEIKNELPVNLKPALSLYTRVKQVKQIFAGDTVSYGGTYEAKAPEWIVTLPIGYADGWIRKLSGQNVLIKGKRTPIVGRICMDQCMVRVDEPIQEDTIVTLIGTDGQEAITADELAEKLETINYEITCQLSYRIPRVYKTGGKIVDIVNPLFRK
- a CDS encoding CopG family ribbon-helix-helix protein, coding for MSESSATTEILIRLPQNLLSELDGYVREENVNRSEFIYQATKMYLQERKKKEFRESMRRGYMEMANINLTMAAEAFQAEYEAEHAVERLVSGE
- a CDS encoding LolA family protein, yielding MLTLGLMFALAGCGQKSQTDVVDALTKKMSEIKGYKADAKMTLKMGSEPQVYDVEVWYEAPSNYRVNLKNAQKDQSQIILRNKEGVFVLTPALNKSFRFQSEWPKNSSQAYLYESLVMDVKDDKDASFKTTDNSYVFESKTRYQNNKMLPLQIIEFDKKTLEPKRVEVMDSDRNTLVEVKFEKTSFNPDYGKGAFDVNKNMTGAQLEVPVMKTEEDASLEVQYPTAEIDGVVLAGEKMIETEEGQKAVLTYAGADKEYTLIENNSKVVTEAAVTTVTGEPIDLGFTVGYMTDNSISWSYEGTDFMLAGKNLTMDELLMVAKSVAPVGEK
- a CDS encoding rhomboid family intramembrane serine protease — its product is MFTRSESFSQFIRFYPAVSLISAICVILYVATVLPLLPARDIFTALSGVNFLISEGEYWRLVTPIFMHAGLTHILFNVFSLIIIGPGIESFAGTKRFALLFLLSGILANVLTLVIMPPMYVHVGASGAIFGIFGCYAYILLYKKHLMSRQNSQTILALIIISVVLSFMQGSVNLIGHIGGLVSGFLLAPLFLKNK